The following are from one region of the Hymenobacter sp. YIM 151858-1 genome:
- a CDS encoding YfiM family protein, producing the protein MASTLGVAQGLPPAAAANDSVLMAAPRRPALGATPVPVPRHRLPLVIGTFATGYAGTYYALSRGWYTGPRSRFHWFDDTREWKQLDKAGHLWGAFHESRGAVDLLRWAGLTPKQAIWYGGFVGFLLQSPIEYFDGRDPAYGASASDLVANFLGSAGVMAQQLTWGEVRLMPKVSFRTTPYAPRRPNVLGKNLGERLLKDYNGQTYWLCADVGAFLPQGSRWPRWLQPALGYGAQQMLYNDPDANRAAGLDAYRQYYLSFDIDLRHIPTRSKALRTVFYVASIFHLPAPALELNRKRGLVLHGLYH; encoded by the coding sequence GTGGCAAGCACTTTGGGGGTAGCCCAGGGCCTGCCGCCGGCTGCCGCCGCAAACGATTCGGTGCTTATGGCTGCGCCGCGGCGCCCGGCCCTAGGTGCTACGCCGGTTCCGGTGCCCAGGCACCGCCTGCCGCTGGTTATCGGCACTTTTGCCACGGGCTACGCCGGCACTTATTACGCGCTCAGCCGGGGCTGGTACACGGGGCCGCGCAGCCGCTTTCATTGGTTCGACGACACGCGCGAATGGAAACAGCTCGATAAAGCGGGGCACCTGTGGGGTGCGTTTCATGAGAGTCGCGGGGCCGTGGATTTGCTGCGCTGGGCCGGCCTCACGCCCAAGCAAGCCATTTGGTACGGCGGCTTCGTGGGCTTTTTGCTGCAAAGTCCCATCGAGTATTTCGATGGCCGCGACCCGGCCTACGGCGCCTCGGCTTCCGATCTGGTGGCCAACTTCCTGGGCTCGGCCGGGGTTATGGCGCAACAGCTTACCTGGGGCGAAGTTCGCCTGATGCCCAAAGTGTCGTTCCGGACCACGCCTTACGCCCCGCGCCGGCCCAATGTGCTGGGCAAAAACCTGGGCGAGCGGCTCCTGAAAGACTACAACGGCCAAACCTACTGGCTGTGCGCCGATGTGGGCGCCTTTTTGCCCCAGGGCAGCCGTTGGCCCCGCTGGCTGCAACCGGCCCTGGGTTACGGCGCCCAGCAAATGCTCTACAACGACCCCGACGCCAACCGCGCCGCCGGCCTCGATGCCTACCGCCAGTACTACCTGTCGTTCGACATCGACTTGCGGCACATTCCCACCCGCAGCAAAGCCCTACGAACGGTGTTTTACGTGGCCAGCATCTTCCACTTGCCCGCGCCTGCCCTGGAGCTAAACCGCAAGCGTGGCCTGGTGCTGCACGGGCTGTACCACTAA
- a CDS encoding N-acetylglucosamine kinase, with protein MILIADGGSTKTSWCQLDLADPQDRIHFNTEGYNPYFIDTAGIVKSLDGSLPEALPREQVSQVSYYGAGCSTPANVGTVEKAMRQVFPNANVYVGHDLLAAARALLGREAGFAAILGTGTNSAIYDGQDIAHNIDSLGYFLGDEGSGSWIGKRLLRDYMRRLLPDGLQEAFKKEYGLENEQIFDRIYNQPLPNRFLASFSKFAYEHNNISYCRDIVVEGFEAFFKNLVIRYPEYQNYTFNCVGSVGYNFRDALSQVARAHGMQVGKIIRSPIDSLVDYHVEVAQAD; from the coding sequence ATGATTCTAATTGCCGACGGCGGTTCTACCAAAACCAGCTGGTGCCAGCTCGACCTAGCCGACCCGCAGGATCGTATCCACTTCAACACCGAGGGGTACAACCCGTATTTCATCGACACCGCGGGCATCGTGAAGTCGTTGGACGGCAGCTTGCCGGAAGCCCTGCCGCGCGAGCAAGTATCGCAGGTAAGCTACTACGGCGCGGGCTGCTCTACCCCGGCCAACGTGGGCACTGTGGAGAAGGCCATGCGCCAGGTATTCCCGAATGCCAACGTATACGTAGGCCACGATTTGCTCGCCGCGGCGCGCGCGTTGCTCGGCCGTGAGGCAGGCTTTGCAGCCATTCTGGGCACGGGCACCAACTCGGCTATTTATGATGGCCAGGACATTGCCCACAACATCGACTCGCTGGGCTATTTCCTGGGCGACGAAGGCTCGGGCTCCTGGATTGGCAAACGCCTGCTGCGTGACTACATGCGCCGCCTGTTGCCCGATGGTTTGCAGGAAGCCTTTAAGAAGGAGTACGGCCTCGAAAACGAGCAGATCTTCGACCGCATTTACAACCAGCCGTTGCCCAACCGCTTTCTGGCTTCGTTCAGCAAGTTTGCTTACGAGCACAACAACATCAGCTACTGCCGCGACATCGTGGTAGAGGGCTTCGAGGCCTTCTTCAAGAACCTCGTTATCCGCTACCCCGAATACCAGAATTACACTTTCAACTGCGTGGGTTCGGTGGGCTACAACTTCCGCGACGCGCTTTCGCAGGTGGCCCGTGCCCACGGCATGCAGGTCGGCAAAATCATCCGCTCCCCTATCGATAGCCTCGTTGACTACCACGTGGAGGTAGCGCAGGCCGACTAG
- a CDS encoding SusE domain-containing protein — protein sequence MNNRLTQLTGLCAAALLLLASCEKEEERAVLAPKDVPGLTASATTLNLSMATATQPAVTYNWTRSTFGYDAAVTYTLQFDKQSGDFSTPYEVAVGTALTKTFTVAEINDILISRLKLTAGTPAQVKVRVKSSVGDKVAPLNSGVSTFTATPYLVVINYPSLYVPGNHQGWSPATAPKISAFTNNPDVYEGFVNITDASPEFKFTSNPNWDGTNYGDGGAAGTLSTNGGAGNLKVAGPGYYRLKANTKSLTWENLKTTWGVIGSATPNEWNSDTPLTFDATTGTWSARVALKVGEIKFRANSDWGVNFGDGGNGAPVDAILDYGGDNIKINTAGTYTVTLDLSKPGNYTFTVK from the coding sequence ATGAACAATCGGCTTACCCAACTTACTGGGCTCTGCGCCGCCGCTCTGCTCCTGCTCGCCTCGTGCGAAAAGGAGGAAGAACGCGCAGTACTAGCCCCCAAGGATGTGCCTGGCCTGACGGCCTCGGCCACTACGCTGAACCTCTCGATGGCTACCGCCACCCAACCGGCGGTAACCTACAACTGGACGCGTTCGACCTTCGGCTACGACGCCGCGGTTACCTACACGCTACAGTTTGATAAGCAAAGCGGTGATTTTTCGACGCCTTACGAAGTAGCGGTGGGCACGGCCCTCACTAAAACCTTCACGGTAGCGGAAATCAACGACATTCTCATCAGCCGCCTGAAGCTGACTGCCGGTACACCGGCGCAGGTAAAAGTGCGCGTGAAGTCGAGCGTAGGCGACAAGGTTGCGCCGCTGAACTCGGGTGTTTCTACCTTCACGGCCACGCCGTACCTGGTAGTAATCAACTATCCCTCGCTGTATGTGCCGGGCAACCACCAGGGTTGGTCGCCGGCTACGGCTCCCAAAATTTCGGCCTTCACCAACAACCCCGATGTGTACGAGGGCTTCGTGAACATCACCGATGCTTCGCCGGAGTTCAAGTTTACCAGCAACCCGAACTGGGACGGCACCAACTACGGTGACGGTGGCGCAGCCGGTACGCTCTCGACCAACGGTGGCGCTGGCAACCTGAAGGTAGCCGGCCCGGGCTACTACCGCCTGAAGGCCAACACCAAGAGCCTGACCTGGGAAAACCTGAAAACCACCTGGGGCGTGATTGGCTCGGCTACCCCCAACGAGTGGAACAGCGACACTCCCCTGACGTTCGACGCTACCACCGGCACCTGGAGCGCCCGCGTAGCTTTGAAAGTGGGTGAGATTAAGTTCCGCGCCAACAGCGACTGGGGCGTAAACTTCGGCGACGGCGGCAACGGCGCACCCGTAGACGCTATTCTGGACTATGGCGGCGACAACATCAAAATCAACACCGCTGGTACTTACACCGTAACGCTCGACCTGAGCAAGCCCGGAAACTACACCTTCACGGTGAAGTAG
- a CDS encoding alpha-amylase family glycosyl hydrolase, producing MRKLRLLGVLWLMLLSTAAVRAQVVTTQPSFFTADDQVTLTFDATKGSGGLKDYTGDVYIWTGVISDKSANDTDWKAVVGTSFSQPIAKEKMTRSATNPNLYTISFVPRTYYDKLPATDKIMKLAMVFRGANGSPEGKDTGNKDILIEVQQSAALSVRFTAPAGQNLQLVESGAKVRVSAEASKSSNLKLFLNNALQEEANANSISKELTFTQAGRNEVKVVATDGSQTAQQTLVFFVRGAVVTQALPGGMRDGINYLPGGTSVVLVLTAPDKQHAFVLGEFNNWEPTDAGYMKKTPDGKQWWLQLDNLQAGQEYAYQYLVDGTLRIADPFTEKVLDPSDDPFIPQVTYPGLKAYPTGKTTGNVSVLQTNQAAYNWQAATYKRPAKSKLVIYELLVRDFIARHDYQTLTDTLAYLQRLGVNAIELMPVNEFEGNESWGYNTSFYFAPDKYYGPKDQLKRFIDECHRRGIAVILDMVLNHSFGESPMVQLYFENGKPTANSPWFNQDATHPFNVGYDFNHESPYTRAFSKRVMEFWLQEYKIDGYRFDLSKGFTQTNAGGDVGKWGQKDDSRIAIWKDYNNHIRTVDKDAYVILEHFADNSEEQILAAEGMMLWGNLNHNYNEATMGYVENNKSDLSWGYYGTRNWSQPNLVTYMESHDEERLMFKNISFGKQVAGYDTRNLNTALARNEAAAAFFFTVPGPKMIWQFGEVGYDVSIDENGRVGNKPIRWEYYNVPARRKLYDTYRNLISLKKNNPVFDNPSTFVQNVAGATKTIHLSDANLSVAVIGNFDVVSATVNPKFQSTGKWYNYLANDSITVTDVNAAITLQPGEYRVYTSRRLARVTSSKAAQQVAAIGLTVAPNPASSQATVLFTLPTAAPVQVSVHNIIGREVRRVALPGRQAAGPIGVKVPLAGLAPGVYLVKVQAGATAATTRLVVQP from the coding sequence ATGAGAAAACTTCGACTCCTAGGTGTGCTCTGGCTGATGCTGCTCAGCACAGCTGCCGTGCGCGCCCAGGTGGTTACCACGCAGCCGTCGTTTTTCACGGCCGACGACCAGGTAACCCTGACTTTCGATGCCACCAAAGGCTCGGGCGGACTGAAGGATTACACCGGCGACGTGTACATCTGGACCGGCGTAATCTCCGACAAAAGCGCCAACGATACCGACTGGAAGGCGGTGGTGGGCACCAGTTTCTCGCAGCCCATTGCCAAGGAGAAGATGACGCGCAGCGCCACCAATCCTAACCTCTACACCATCAGCTTCGTGCCGCGCACTTACTACGATAAGCTGCCGGCAACCGACAAAATCATGAAGCTCGCGATGGTGTTTCGCGGGGCCAACGGCTCGCCCGAGGGCAAAGACACCGGCAACAAGGACATCCTGATTGAGGTGCAGCAGAGCGCGGCCCTGTCGGTACGCTTTACGGCCCCCGCCGGCCAGAACTTGCAGCTGGTGGAAAGCGGTGCCAAAGTGCGGGTTTCGGCCGAAGCCTCGAAGAGCAGCAACCTCAAGCTGTTCCTTAACAACGCTTTGCAGGAAGAAGCCAACGCCAACAGCATCAGCAAAGAGCTGACGTTTACCCAGGCCGGCCGCAACGAAGTAAAAGTGGTTGCCACCGACGGCTCGCAAACGGCCCAGCAAACGCTGGTGTTTTTCGTGCGCGGCGCCGTGGTTACGCAGGCGCTGCCCGGCGGCATGCGCGATGGTATCAATTACCTGCCCGGCGGCACCTCGGTGGTGCTGGTACTTACCGCCCCCGATAAGCAGCACGCTTTCGTGTTGGGCGAGTTCAACAACTGGGAGCCCACCGACGCGGGCTACATGAAGAAAACCCCCGACGGCAAGCAGTGGTGGTTGCAGCTCGATAACCTGCAGGCTGGCCAGGAGTACGCCTACCAGTACTTGGTAGATGGCACGCTGCGCATCGCCGACCCCTTCACCGAGAAGGTGCTCGACCCCAGCGACGACCCCTTTATCCCACAGGTAACGTACCCCGGCCTGAAGGCTTACCCCACGGGCAAAACCACCGGCAACGTATCGGTGCTGCAAACCAACCAGGCGGCTTACAACTGGCAGGCTGCCACCTATAAGCGCCCGGCCAAAAGCAAGCTGGTTATTTACGAGCTGCTGGTGCGCGACTTTATTGCCCGCCACGACTACCAAACCCTCACCGACACGCTGGCTTACCTGCAGCGCCTGGGCGTAAACGCCATCGAGCTGATGCCCGTCAACGAGTTTGAGGGCAACGAATCGTGGGGCTACAACACCTCTTTCTATTTCGCTCCCGATAAATACTACGGCCCCAAAGATCAGCTGAAGCGCTTTATCGACGAGTGCCACCGCCGCGGCATTGCCGTGATTCTGGACATGGTGCTCAACCACTCGTTTGGCGAGTCGCCGATGGTGCAGCTGTACTTCGAAAACGGCAAGCCTACCGCCAACAGCCCGTGGTTCAACCAGGATGCTACGCACCCCTTCAACGTGGGCTACGACTTCAACCACGAGAGCCCCTACACCCGTGCCTTCTCGAAGCGCGTGATGGAGTTCTGGCTGCAGGAGTACAAAATCGACGGCTACCGTTTCGACTTGTCGAAGGGCTTTACGCAAACCAATGCCGGCGGCGACGTGGGCAAGTGGGGGCAGAAAGATGACTCGCGCATTGCCATCTGGAAGGATTACAACAACCACATCCGCACCGTCGACAAAGATGCCTACGTGATACTGGAGCACTTTGCCGATAACAGCGAAGAGCAGATTCTGGCGGCCGAAGGCATGATGTTGTGGGGCAACCTGAACCACAACTACAACGAGGCCACCATGGGCTACGTGGAGAACAACAAGTCGGACCTGAGCTGGGGCTACTACGGCACCCGTAACTGGTCGCAGCCGAACCTGGTAACCTACATGGAAAGCCACGACGAGGAGCGCCTGATGTTCAAAAACATCAGCTTCGGCAAGCAGGTGGCCGGTTACGATACCCGCAACCTGAACACGGCTTTGGCCCGCAACGAAGCCGCCGCGGCGTTCTTCTTCACGGTGCCCGGCCCGAAAATGATCTGGCAGTTTGGCGAAGTGGGTTACGACGTGAGCATCGACGAGAATGGCCGCGTAGGCAACAAGCCCATCCGCTGGGAGTACTACAACGTACCGGCCCGCCGCAAGCTCTACGACACCTACCGCAACCTTATTTCGCTGAAGAAAAATAACCCGGTGTTCGATAACCCCTCGACGTTCGTGCAGAACGTGGCCGGGGCTACCAAAACCATCCATCTCAGCGACGCCAACCTGAGCGTAGCCGTTATCGGCAACTTCGATGTGGTTTCGGCAACGGTGAACCCCAAGTTCCAGAGCACGGGCAAGTGGTACAACTACCTGGCTAACGACAGCATCACGGTAACCGACGTGAATGCGGCCATTACGCTGCAGCCTGGTGAGTACCGCGTATACACCTCGCGCCGCCTGGCCCGCGTTACCTCTTCGAAAGCCGCGCAGCAAGTAGCGGCCATCGGCCTCACGGTAGCGCCCAACCCTGCCAGCTCGCAGGCTACGGTGCTCTTTACCTTGCCTACGGCCGCGCCCGTGCAGGTAAGTGTGCACAACATCATCGGCCGCGAGGTACGCCGCGTAGCGCTGCCGGGCCGTCAGGCAGCCGGCCCCATCGGCGTTAAAGTACCGCTGGCCGGCCTGGCTCCGGGCGTGTACCTCGTGAAGGTGCAAGCCGGTGCTACCGCCGCCACTACGCGCCTGGTAGTGCAGCCCTAG